The genomic stretch TTGGCTTAAAACAGTTAATGAAATCAAAATTGATATCATCAAGAACAAATGTACATGCTAAGCTACACGAAATCTAACAATTACTCCCAGCGGTATGTTAATGCACTATTTGGAGTTCACTCAAAGTTTAATTTTCTACTGTCATGTTAATGGTTACATATCCTGTAAATATGTGTGGGGATATTTATACTAATCCTGGACCAGATTCTTATCTTCTGCTACGTGTTCAACGTCATCGGACAAGATATAAGATGACTCGCTGAAAGATTTCTTAAAACTCTCACACTACTTAAATATAGTTCACTACAACATTCGGAGTATCTTTCTTAAGCTTGACACCCTGTTTACTGAATTGTGTAACCTCAAAATTTTGCCTTCACATGGAAACATGATTCGATGACTCAGTGCTTGCAGGCAACCGGTCCTCTATTTCCTGGTTTTCACCAACCTGACAGGAAAGGTCGTGCAAATGATAATTATGGTTGCGTGTATATACGTTAAGGAATCTATTTCCTTTGTTTGAAGAATTGAATAAGAACGTAACCGTTTACAATGTTTATGGTTAGAATAAAGATTGTCGTGCGTATAAAGGTATTGCTGGATGTTGCCCACCAAGCTAATTAACTGTCTGAGAACAGCAGTGCAAATGACATTTCAGATAATATAGCAACTGTTTGGACATCCAAGTTACTGAAGACTGTACTGATTTCTCAGAAAGTTTCTCTTAAGCCTTTGATGTAATTTTCGGGGcgtccgtggcagagtggttaaggtcgctaactcaaaatcatttgcccctcattaATGTAGGTTTCAGCCTCATtcgggatgttgaattcttcatgtgaggaagccaggaaggttggtggttctacctagttgcccgctcgtgatgaaataagcaaagctggaaagtcgccatatgacatataattgtgtcgatgcgatatttaactcaacaaaataaataactaatTTGATGTCATTTTCACAAACAGTATAGAAATGGTAATTAATGCTGGTGTTTGTGATCCATTTCTCCAGCAGGAGGTTAGGTATCATTGtccgatttttttaaattttaattgcgTTACACCATCTGACAAAACGTTTAATCGTAATGTATGACTATATGATTAAGGCAACAATGACTTGTTTCGAAGTCAGATAAATCAAGTCAAATGGAACCACCTTCAAGATTAACGAAAACATTGACATAAAACTAAATCTATTCTCAAAACATCCAAGCAATGTACTCCCAATACGAtataattttaaaccaaaatcACCCTCGGAACAATTTCcaagtaaaaatgaaattaagacaACGTAAACACGCTTATAAAAGGGCAAAAATCTGTTCAAAGTATATAATATTTCGAGATGTTGAAATCTCAGAAACATAGTGGTGCAACAACTACTTTCTTTCATTGTTAAACCATTTCAAATCTATGTCAGGTTCGCCAAAGCTATACAGTCTTTCATATAAAGTGTCTCAAAGAAAGGTATTACTCCTCTTATTGACCCTCTTTCCTATTCAATCGTGTTAGCTTATCAGGAAAAAGCTCACTAAATAAACCTTTTTTCCAAGAGCAGTGATTGATGACTCACATCTGTGACGAGGATTAACGTTGCAGGAATTTTATTGTAAACagtgttttagtaaaataaaaagctAGACTCTGGGATTTCATTATGGCCACTGCTGCTCTTGGGAACAtcgataaattttgaaaaataaacgaaacatggaaaatttatacaaaaagagTGAAAAATGTCTTCGTGGCAAATGGAGAAAAATGGCAACATTACTTTGTATGATGGGAGGAAAAACAAACAGTTTACTTCGAAATGTATTGGCTCCAGAAGATACAGCGTCAAAATCATTGGACGACATTATCACTTTACTGAATGAGCATTTTGTACCGAAACCTTTAGAAATTGCTGAAAGATACAGATTCCACAAACGAGAACAGAAACAGAGTGAACAATTTATATGCATAGGAGACTATCAGATCATTGCGGCTTTGTGATATATTGAGTACTGCTTTGAGAGACAGGTTTGTTTGCGGAATTAAAAATGGACACATTCAGAAAAAGCTAATTCAGTTAGGGATTTGACCTTCGAGAAAGCATGGAATATTGCAATAGCCATGGAAACTGCTTCCAAAAATGCCGAAGAACGGCAAACTGGCAACGAAAAAGGCAGAGGAAGCTTTAAACAAAGTTGCAGCCCAAACAGAAAATTCGTCCTTTACCactgatacatgtggggaagattgcagttacttgcggaaaacaagTTTGTACTGTACATTGGTtgggttaattgcccgccgttatataactgaaaatactattgaaaaacgacatgaaacaacaaaaaaatgttttattattgcaTTCCTTTATACTTGTGTGTTCACACGCACGGTCGCTGTGTACGTACTACTTTATCCGGTGCAATGCTTAATTGGCGACTGCGTTCTTAAAATGTGGCTTTCCTTGTTTTGGATTATATTgctttagtttaataatattttattgcaactattACAGTTACATGAACGGTAACAATGCATGTGCATTTATATATCGACGTTTTATAAAAATAAGGTCGTTACTGTTACTTACGACCTTATATGACATATATATTTTCGGAAACAGCATGAAAGGGGGTATAACATGAACAGAAAATCCTGTTTATTGAACCAaaaataatactttattaataatataaagtCGTATCTGTTACTTACGACCCGTTTTTGGTCAGTTTAAGAAATATGTTCTGAAGAAAAAGGTCGTATCTGGCACTTACAACCTTTTGAGATTGCATATTATGTGATTTTGGATACAACAATTATATAGTAAATAGATCGTAAGTAGCAGATACACGACCTTTCATTAATGGGAACTGTAAAATGGTGTATATACAATTTCTTAAATAGCATCATCTTGATAGATACATGACCATCGATACTGTAAGAATTTAAAAGCTTTAGCTAAGAGGTTGAAAAACAGAGATGATAAGTTTTTGGTTTTAATTAAgtctaaaaaacaaaatatttagtttttttcagtattttcactTACATTCTTTTATTTCTGGGGCGTCGAAATATATAGTGCAAATATGTCGGGCTACAAGTTTTAACAAGTTTTAGCGATAACCCTCCCCgcaaaaatgtcacactttaacattttatatatctGTTCCGATACGTGTAATGCAATTATTATATCTTTGCAAAGATGGTATTACAGTTTAGAATATGTATTAATTggtaaacacaaaataaacacgtAAAATTGAAGTATGAAAGTGAAAAGAAATGAATGATTGTCTGCAGTTCCAAATGCCCTTTTATTACTGCCGAACTCCCGGACAGAAGTTTGCTGACGTCAAAGAAACGAAGACTTTAATTTTGACGATAACGATAATTTTCAAGTAATTTCCTACGCATTGTTACGACAAAGGTAACACGTGCATATTACTTCCATGTTAGTGTTTTggattttacatgttttaaaggTAAGCGGATTATTTTTCTTGCGTACATTTTTTTTGTGATACCTGTGTAcgaaataagtattttatttctaggatacattgtatataaaatactATAAACCTTTTAGTACTCGCATTTCCGCTAGCTCAGACATATAATGCAGCCATAAACAATGTAAGCTTTTTAAGTAAAAATCTCTACGTTCGTTGAAGATGCTGATATTTTTAGCTCGTATGTTCGGATAAATGAAACGCACATTTTTGTTACATACTACAAGTAAAATTTTAAGTTTGTAATTTGTCAACAAGATAGGAATAATAAAAGGTTAAGTTTGTAATTTGTCAACAGATTGTACGATGACCAGGTAGCTCAGATAGAAGAGCAGCCTATACTTTGCTTGAGCATAGTTACAGGAAGGTCTCAGGTTCGAGTCCTgatcttatttattttattatagaaGCATATAATTCAACAATAATATGATTATcttgggccaattcgtttcacttttgcggcgtacgccATTTCGCTGCCACGGGCAACTGGCTGGGCTTTCGTTTGGCTTCCTGGCACTGCCcgggtctatccggcgtacgtcgatgtgcgccggtcttgcggcaaatcatatattttcgagTTATAAAATCGGGTAAACATGTGAAAATATGGGTTAATACCAGGAAAGGTAGAAATATACTGCAAGAAATATGTTACTAAACCATTTTGAACATGCCACAATAGAAAATCATAATagattgtattttttatattatttctagCATACCCCGAAGCATCCGTTTATTAATAAACCGGCGAGATTTTCTTTTTTGCCGTTCACGTGACCGGCATGTCACAtgttgagtgaaacgaattggcccaatACAAACTTTAAAGGAAAGGAATCTTGAAACAGGTCAGAGGGTTAAACCATCCTGACTCAACTTATGTTTCTAgtcaataaattatttaacagCTACATTACGATATTAAACGCAAAGACTGTGACAAAATGCCatatgtatcaaataaaaatgatgttatcttaaaatagttttatttgcattttactttCGGGCGCTCTGAATTAACCATCCGGTTACAATTTCAAGTCTGGCCAAAAATACATCTTTTCGTACAACCTCGACAGTTATTGAAACctattaaattttcatatatCATTTCATGGATAAAAGCAAAGCATAAACATTTCTACGAaaacttaaaagataaaatacagcGTAAAGTATGGTTTTCaacacatttttgttttctttaaagtttgaagTTAAGGAAAATCGGTCAAACCACAAGAATGTGAATTATTGTCAAAACCCGCATTTTTCTTTGATTGGAATTTGGAagagatattttatttcatagaaaatgtctacagtttttatatttttataatatatcataattAGTTATAATTGGAAGAAACAATATTTTAGCTGTTAGATGAAGTAGCGCGATGATTACAAAATGATCTTCGCGGCCTTTCCTTTCTATCAGTCAAACGTCCAACTCGCACAACCAGCCATTAAGTAGCCTTAGATATTGTACTTGGAATAAAGGACTCTCAATTTACATTACCGATAACAAATTGTGTACCAGAAAAAATGTAgtaattgtttaatataatttattataataattagcGCTGATTTCAATTTGTGTTATTAAACTATATGAGTGGAATGAAATTTGAACACAATTGTAATATCACTTGTATATGCCAGTATAGACTGTGAATTCTTATTCttatcaacataaaaaaaagCATCGGTGCTCATTTCAAAAGCAACTCGTGTAACATTTAATGTTAAACTTGAATTGACTTTGATAGTTCAGCAATAAGAACTAAACAAAATTTAGAATACCTAGAATCAGCAGGTGTTTCGTACAACCATGACTTGTACCTATAAATAAATGATAACGTTCAGTAACTGATAATACTAGCGAACACacatttttagaaatataagCGTGTACCAGTACTTGGAAGTGACTGGATCATTATAAATTCGTAGAAATATGAATACTtacttgtataaaataaaatgtctagTAACAGTTCAACAGAGCACGTTCATTCCTGGTTCTAGATCAAGGTATGAAAACATCTATTTTATCATTTGTGAAATTGTCATTGAACATTTTGTGTTAATTATGATAGTAGTTGTTTAAtcgaaataaatacattatttacttaaaaattacttaaaatagtTAAGCAACGCatctttttgataaaaattaaatgatatatcagtttttaaaaaataataattatgcctTTCTTGACGAGAGGATTCTTCAAAAAATAGTGTTTATGGCAGTTGTTCCGATATTTCTTGTATGTCCTTATTTTAGAAAATGGGAGTTATAGACGATTGTTGGTCAGCATATCGTGAGACATGCCCGTGTCTTCATCAAAGTATGTCTTTTAGAAGATTTACCCGGATTGGACTTGGAATTCTTCTGCTTCTCGCAGTACCTTTGCAGAGTGCCGGGATGTTTACATCGCACTGGGTATACAACGAAACATGTTCAAACATTGGTTTGGTTTATACCGAATGTGGCAATTCAACTTCCGGAAGCGAAGGTATATTTTTTCACAACTCTTCAAAGTCAGTGCTAAATACGTTTATCAATAGCAGATGTTTTCGCATTCAGATTATAATAACtatattttgaagataaaattatCATTACGTGATTTGGATGTTAAATCTTCGAGATGTGGGTAAGATCTTTTCTAACTGTTTGGATATTTCAATTATAAATGCTTGATTTATCACTCTTATATAACCTTGAGACAAAACTCTTCTGCctgtatttaaaaatcataacaaTGTATTCGTTTGATATCACACAAGACAGGTTGTAAAATGTTggacatttcttttttaagcGCTGAACACTACTGCCTTTGGACTGCAAGTTGTGTCTTACATAACGCTTCTTGCGACTGTGCTATTTTTCATCAGTATGTGTTGCTGCTTCCATAGACAGTGCCAAAAGTATGGAGATGATAAAAGTGCTATCGCCAAATTTTGTTTCCCGTGCTTTTTGCCGACTGCTTCCTTTTTCGCAGGTAAATTTCTTTTCAATTGTTTGACATTTAATATGTTCTCAAGAAAATAATACATTGTGTGATTCAGAGATATCGCTTAGTGAACATATTGTATGATCATCTCAGAAAGCAGAGGGAATACAGGACTTGTAGCCCATTTAATATACATAATACATAAATGCAATACATTATATAAAGAATACTGTTAAAGACAATGTTTATCTGTCATATATCTTAGAAAAGTCAATAATTTATGCTGCACTTGCTTGTTTATTCTTTGTCTTCGCATGATATAGTGTCTTCGTAATAAATGACCACAACCTGCTCACCGGAGAGTTCTGATTTTACTAGGCGtacttttgtgaaaatattcttttCGGTACCTAATTTCCGGAAAAAGGTTTTTACTTTTTGATGCTTCACTTACATACACCTTCGTAGAATGATATTAACATGGTATACATTGTTATCTGACTTATTTAACATCATGTCTAATTACATGTTTTAATTTTCAGGATTTTTTAACTTCGTCAGCTGCATGGTTGTTAGCAGGTTATCGCTCGGTGAGTCTTATGAATTTGGATACTCGTATTACCTCTGTCTGACAACCGGTGCGGTAACGGCTTCAGTTTCATTATTGTTCGTCATAGGATATTGTGTTCACACCAACGCAAAATCTTGTGTGTgccgatgtcatatgcatatgGAAGAACCAAAGCAAGTTCATATGAGTGGGGTCCAAGGAGACGGAAAGGGAAATCAACAGAAAATAGAACATTCTTGCTAATGCTTGTGAAAGTTGCTTTAGcgcatttattttatatgaattctGGCTAAGTGGTCAAACACatga from Mercenaria mercenaria strain notata chromosome 16, MADL_Memer_1, whole genome shotgun sequence encodes the following:
- the LOC128549336 gene encoding uncharacterized protein LOC128549336 — protein: MGVIDDCWSAYRETCPCLHQSMSFRRFTRIGLGILLLLAVPLQSAGMFTSHWVYNETCSNIGLVYTECGNSTSGSEALNTTAFGLQVVSYITLLATVLFFISMCCCFHRQCQKYGDDKSAIAKFCFPCFLPTASFFAGFFNFVSCMVVSRLSLGESYEFGYSYYLCLTTGAVTASVSLLFVIGYCVHTNAKSCVCRCHMHMEEPKCLFIDNFFKEVLMGAVYIIYIIKDVCSMEGNFRHIFIEILFIESFIAAEIYLLLNIGFTLFSKGCCNKVVAVAQTSLSLRCLECIDVGKTDIGLNISSFIYMVFDINVVTDIVISVDKGRWQNVRDEKGANDHSSSSNNRLDEISKS